One region of Arthrobacter sp. StoSoilB22 genomic DNA includes:
- the glmS gene encoding glutamine--fructose-6-phosphate transaminase (isomerizing) → MCGIVGYVGNSSRKAAGYSALDVVVEGLRRLEYRGYDSAGVAVVADGSISSRKKSGKLSNLIAELEASPVPESLTGIGHTRWATHGGPTDRNAHPHLSDGGKLAVIHNGIIENFAELKQELLGKGVTFESETDTEVAAALIGDIFRTQLNGDGGNLTEAMRLACQRLEGAFTLLAVHADQPDVVVAARRNSPLVVGLGDGENFLGSDVSGFIDYTRRAVELGQDQIVTITADSVEITDFFGAPAEGKEYHVDWDPASAEKGGFSSFMEKEINDQPDAVAQTLLGRSDLNGKLTLDEVRIDPELLKQVDKIIVLACGTAAYAGLVAKYAIENWCRIPTEVELAHEFRYRDPIVDSNTLVVSISQSGETMDTLMAVRYAREQGAKTISICNTNGSTIPRESDAVLYTHAGPEIAVASTKAFLAQITAAYLLGLYLAQLRGNIFSGQIKDVLADLNKIPAKIQKILDNAGPLRELARSMKDEKSVLFLGRHVGYPVALEGALKLKEIAYIHAEGFAAGELKHGPIALIDDGQPVFVVVPSPRGRDSLHSKVVSNIQEVRARGARTLVIAEEGDESVKDYAEHVFYVPETPTLLMPLLTTVPLQIFAAELAGAKGYDVDQPRNLAKSVTVE, encoded by the coding sequence ATGTGTGGAATCGTAGGCTATGTTGGCAATTCGTCTCGCAAGGCAGCTGGATACAGCGCTCTTGACGTTGTGGTGGAAGGGCTGCGCCGTCTGGAATACCGCGGCTATGACTCCGCAGGCGTCGCAGTAGTGGCTGACGGGAGCATTTCTTCCCGCAAGAAGTCCGGCAAGCTGAGCAACTTGATCGCAGAACTGGAAGCAAGCCCGGTTCCTGAGTCCCTGACCGGCATCGGCCATACCCGTTGGGCAACGCACGGCGGACCCACGGACCGTAACGCGCACCCGCACCTCTCCGACGGTGGCAAGCTGGCGGTCATTCACAACGGGATCATTGAGAACTTCGCCGAGCTCAAGCAGGAACTGCTGGGCAAGGGCGTCACCTTCGAGTCCGAAACGGACACCGAAGTTGCTGCCGCACTTATCGGCGACATTTTCCGCACCCAGCTCAACGGCGACGGCGGCAACCTCACCGAGGCAATGCGCCTGGCCTGCCAGCGACTCGAGGGCGCTTTCACTCTTCTCGCCGTCCACGCTGACCAGCCCGACGTCGTCGTGGCCGCCCGCCGTAACTCCCCGCTTGTAGTGGGCCTGGGCGACGGCGAGAACTTCCTCGGCTCCGACGTCTCCGGCTTCATCGACTACACCCGCCGTGCCGTCGAGCTGGGTCAGGACCAGATCGTCACCATCACCGCGGACTCCGTGGAGATCACCGACTTCTTCGGCGCTCCTGCCGAGGGCAAGGAATACCACGTTGACTGGGACCCGGCTTCCGCCGAAAAGGGTGGTTTCAGCTCCTTCATGGAGAAGGAAATCAACGACCAGCCGGACGCCGTAGCGCAGACCCTCCTGGGCCGCTCGGACCTCAACGGCAAGCTCACCCTGGACGAAGTCCGCATCGACCCTGAGCTCCTCAAGCAGGTGGACAAGATCATCGTTTTGGCCTGCGGTACCGCGGCCTACGCTGGTCTGGTAGCCAAGTACGCCATTGAAAACTGGTGCCGCATTCCCACCGAGGTGGAGCTCGCGCACGAGTTCCGCTACCGCGATCCCATTGTTGACTCCAACACCCTGGTGGTTTCCATCAGCCAGTCGGGCGAAACCATGGACACGCTGATGGCTGTCCGTTACGCCCGCGAACAGGGCGCCAAGACGATCTCCATCTGCAACACCAACGGTTCCACCATCCCGCGTGAATCCGATGCTGTGCTTTACACGCACGCAGGCCCCGAAATCGCTGTTGCTTCCACCAAGGCGTTCCTGGCGCAGATCACTGCTGCCTACCTGCTTGGCCTGTACCTGGCCCAGTTGCGGGGCAACATCTTCTCCGGCCAAATCAAGGATGTCCTGGCGGACCTGAACAAGATCCCCGCCAAGATCCAGAAAATCCTGGACAACGCAGGGCCGCTGCGTGAGCTTGCCCGCAGCATGAAGGACGAGAAATCCGTCTTGTTCCTGGGCCGCCACGTTGGCTATCCGGTAGCCCTTGAAGGCGCGCTGAAGCTCAAGGAAATCGCATACATCCACGCTGAAGGCTTTGCCGCCGGCGAGCTCAAGCACGGTCCTATCGCTTTGATCGACGACGGCCAGCCGGTCTTCGTGGTGGTTCCGTCCCCGCGTGGCCGCGACTCGCTGCACTCGAAGGTTGTCAGCAACATCCAGGAAGTCCGTGCACGTGGTGCCCGGACCCTGGTCATCGCTGAAGAGGGCGACGAATCGGTCAAGGATTACGCAGAGCACGTCTTCTACGTACCCGAAACCCCCACCCTGCTGATGCCGCTGCTCACCACGGTTCCGCTGCAGATCTTTGCTGCTGAACTGGCCGGTGCCAAGGGTTACGACGTCGATCAGCCGCGTAACCTCGCCAAGAGCGTCACCGTAGAGTAG
- a CDS encoding holo-ACP synthase has product MIVGIGVDVVDIERFGRQLERTPGLRDRLFVPAERELNTRSLAARFAAKEAVAKVLGAPAGMNWQDCWIGLDENGPTVQVKGTVLAVAEAKGVKRWHLSMSHDGGIATATVLAEG; this is encoded by the coding sequence ATGATTGTTGGCATCGGCGTGGACGTCGTAGACATCGAGCGGTTTGGTCGGCAGTTGGAACGGACACCGGGGCTCCGGGACCGTCTGTTTGTTCCTGCCGAGCGGGAACTCAACACCCGGTCCCTGGCGGCGCGCTTCGCGGCCAAGGAAGCTGTTGCCAAAGTGCTGGGCGCTCCGGCAGGCATGAACTGGCAGGATTGCTGGATCGGCCTCGATGAGAATGGACCCACCGTCCAGGTCAAGGGAACGGTGCTTGCCGTTGCCGAGGCCAAGGGCGTCAAGCGCTGGCACTTGTCCATGAGCCACGACGGCGGCATAGCTACGGCTACTGTCCTCGCCGAAGGCTAA
- the rpsI gene encoding 30S ribosomal protein S9, producing MAQNEELTAEAVEAEETLTSYTSESSNAAEDAPKKERPALTVAGAAVGRRKEAVARVRVVPGSGKWTINGRTLDNYFPNKLHQQDVNEPFKILDLEGAYDVIARIHGGGISGQAGALRLGVARSLNEIDVDNNRATLKKAGYLSRDARVIERKKAGLKKARKAQQYSKR from the coding sequence GTGGCTCAGAACGAAGAACTGACCGCCGAAGCCGTCGAGGCCGAGGAAACCCTCACCAGCTACACCTCTGAAAGCAGCAACGCTGCCGAAGATGCTCCCAAGAAGGAGCGCCCGGCACTGACCGTTGCCGGCGCAGCTGTTGGCCGCCGCAAGGAAGCCGTTGCACGCGTTCGCGTTGTGCCTGGCTCCGGCAAGTGGACCATCAACGGCCGCACGCTGGACAACTACTTCCCGAACAAACTGCACCAGCAGGATGTCAACGAGCCCTTCAAGATCCTTGATCTCGAAGGCGCCTACGACGTCATCGCCCGTATCCACGGTGGTGGCATCTCCGGCCAGGCCGGCGCACTGCGCCTTGGCGTTGCTCGCTCGCTGAACGAGATCGATGTCGACAACAACCGCGCCACCCTCAAGAAGGCCGGTTACTTGAGCCGTGACGCACGCGTCATCGAGCGCAAGAAGGCTGGTCTCAAGAAGGCCCGCAAGGCTCAGCAGTACTCCAAGCGTTAA
- a CDS encoding prepilin peptidase, whose translation MPNGPGFALLLALLGLLLSPVTELLIARALPRLGGLPVAKVRITTAAVTALLFCLLAWRLGFSPELPAFLLLALLGVQLSRIDFTLHLLPNRLVLLLLGGGLVLFSTSAALAPGWPDLFRALAGGAMMFAGYVILKLISPRSLGMGDVKLAAPLGLYLGYLGWQQVLIGGLLGFVVGGLLTVLMLRLRSAEKPAETAHGPAMLIAAVGVVLFMN comes from the coding sequence ATGCCCAACGGACCCGGCTTCGCACTCCTTCTTGCGCTCCTTGGTTTGCTGCTGAGCCCTGTTACCGAGCTTCTGATTGCCCGCGCGCTGCCGCGACTCGGCGGCCTCCCTGTAGCTAAGGTCCGGATCACGACGGCGGCCGTCACCGCGCTGCTGTTTTGCTTGCTTGCGTGGCGGCTCGGTTTCTCTCCGGAGTTGCCGGCATTCCTTTTATTGGCATTACTCGGAGTGCAACTTTCACGGATCGATTTCACTCTCCATTTGCTGCCCAACCGCCTTGTATTGCTGTTGCTCGGTGGGGGTTTAGTACTTTTTTCCACATCCGCAGCTCTCGCGCCGGGCTGGCCGGACCTCTTCCGCGCCCTCGCCGGCGGGGCGATGATGTTCGCCGGCTACGTCATTCTCAAACTTATTTCGCCAAGAAGCCTCGGAATGGGCGATGTGAAGCTCGCAGCGCCCCTGGGTTTGTACTTGGGCTACTTGGGTTGGCAGCAAGTACTCATTGGCGGGCTACTGGGATTCGTGGTGGGCGGGTTGCTGACGGTGCTGATGTTACGCCTGCGATCCGCCGAAAAGCCCGCAGAAACAGCCCATGGACCCGCAATGCTCATTGCTGCGGTTGGCGTAGTTCTGTTCATGAACTAG
- a CDS encoding M15 family metallopeptidase, whose protein sequence is MPNNSQPLPSRRTFASLLTAGAGMAALAACTPENAAPSPVAANAASEAPSLPTPSSVGTPSAAASEPAPVESAPSATPSNTAPSHAVAPQHSLTDPTSPWVVVNKHRPLVPQAFVPADLVQPGVRLAVSGEAALINSTTATAAEKMFGAAATEGVIMTLASGYRSYSTQVATYNGYVASTGQAAADRASARPGHSEHQTGWSFDIGDGAGACSFQPCFAEQPAAIWAKANAHKFGFVVRYPWMFHDTTGYFYESWHLRYIGVEAATDMTARGIATLEEYFGLEAAPDYL, encoded by the coding sequence GTGCCCAACAATTCCCAACCGTTGCCTAGCCGGCGGACTTTCGCCAGCCTCCTGACCGCCGGCGCGGGAATGGCAGCATTGGCGGCCTGCACGCCTGAAAACGCCGCCCCCTCCCCCGTCGCGGCGAACGCCGCCAGCGAGGCCCCTTCGTTACCCACACCGTCCTCCGTGGGCACCCCCAGCGCCGCAGCAAGCGAGCCTGCACCCGTTGAATCAGCCCCCAGCGCGACTCCCTCCAATACAGCCCCCTCGCACGCCGTTGCCCCGCAGCACTCCCTTACGGATCCAACGAGTCCCTGGGTAGTGGTGAACAAGCACCGGCCCCTGGTCCCCCAGGCCTTCGTTCCGGCAGACTTGGTGCAGCCAGGCGTACGGCTCGCCGTCAGCGGCGAAGCGGCCCTGATTAACAGCACGACGGCGACTGCCGCTGAAAAGATGTTCGGGGCCGCAGCCACGGAGGGCGTCATCATGACGCTGGCCTCCGGATACCGTTCGTATTCCACCCAGGTTGCTACCTACAACGGCTACGTCGCCAGCACCGGCCAGGCCGCCGCCGACCGCGCTTCCGCCCGCCCAGGGCACTCCGAGCATCAAACGGGCTGGTCCTTTGACATCGGCGACGGTGCGGGAGCCTGCAGCTTCCAACCATGCTTCGCCGAGCAACCCGCTGCCATCTGGGCCAAAGCCAACGCCCACAAGTTTGGATTCGTGGTCCGCTATCCGTGGATGTTCCACGACACCACAGGGTACTTTTACGAGTCCTGGCATCTGCGGTACATCGGGGTGGAGGCAGCTACGGACATGACCGCCCGCGGCATCGCAACCCTGGAAGAGTATTTCGGGCTTGAAGCAGCTCCGGACTACCTCTAA
- the glmM gene encoding phosphoglucosamine mutase → MSRLFGTDGVRGLANGLLTAELAMQLAQAAAVVLGHERSTDGKRPRAVVARDPRASGEFLAAAVEAGLSSSGIDVYDAGVLPTPAAAYLVADLDADFGVMLSASHNPAPDNGIKFFARGGQKLPDDVEDAIEAQLGKEPQRPVGADVGRIQRFSDAEDRYIVHLLGTLPKRLEGLKVVLDCAHGAASGCSPQVFKDAGADVVVIGAEPDGLNINEGVGSTHLGPLKEAVVKHGADLGVAHDGDADRCLAVDHEGNEVDGDQIMAILALALKDAGKLKDNILVATVMSNLGLKIALRDAGIAIRETGVGDRYVLEAMRDGGYNLGGEQSGHVIFSDFATTGDGVLTGLQLAAQVALTGRSLKDLSSAMTKLPQLMINVKGVDKARAATDEGVAEAVAAAELELGETGRVLLRPSGTEALVRVMVEAADMETAERVCKGLAAVVKERLGAPSEMAV, encoded by the coding sequence ATGTCTAGATTATTTGGAACAGATGGCGTCCGCGGTCTCGCGAACGGATTGCTCACCGCCGAACTGGCTATGCAGCTCGCGCAAGCAGCCGCCGTCGTACTCGGCCATGAACGCTCTACCGATGGCAAGCGGCCGCGCGCCGTCGTCGCAAGGGATCCCAGAGCCAGCGGCGAGTTCCTCGCCGCTGCCGTCGAAGCCGGGCTGTCCAGTTCCGGCATCGACGTCTACGACGCCGGCGTGCTCCCCACCCCTGCCGCGGCTTACCTCGTGGCGGATCTCGACGCCGACTTTGGAGTCATGCTCTCGGCGTCGCATAACCCTGCGCCGGACAACGGAATTAAGTTCTTCGCCCGCGGCGGCCAGAAGCTTCCGGACGATGTTGAGGACGCCATCGAGGCTCAGCTGGGCAAAGAGCCGCAGCGCCCGGTGGGAGCCGACGTCGGACGAATCCAGAGGTTCTCAGACGCCGAAGACCGGTACATTGTGCACCTGCTTGGCACGCTTCCCAAGCGCTTGGAAGGCTTGAAGGTAGTTCTGGACTGCGCCCATGGTGCAGCTAGCGGCTGTTCGCCCCAGGTCTTCAAGGATGCTGGCGCCGACGTGGTGGTCATCGGCGCAGAGCCGGACGGCTTGAACATTAATGAAGGCGTTGGATCCACGCACCTGGGCCCGCTCAAGGAGGCCGTGGTCAAGCATGGCGCGGACCTTGGCGTAGCCCACGACGGTGACGCTGACCGCTGCCTGGCCGTCGACCATGAAGGCAACGAAGTGGACGGCGACCAGATCATGGCGATTCTGGCACTGGCGCTCAAGGATGCAGGAAAGCTCAAGGACAACATCCTCGTGGCCACAGTCATGAGTAACCTCGGCCTGAAGATCGCCCTGCGCGATGCGGGTATCGCCATCCGCGAGACTGGTGTTGGTGACCGTTACGTATTGGAGGCAATGCGAGACGGCGGATACAACCTTGGTGGTGAACAGTCCGGCCACGTGATCTTCTCGGACTTCGCCACCACAGGTGACGGCGTCCTGACCGGTCTGCAGCTTGCAGCCCAGGTTGCCTTGACCGGACGCAGCCTCAAGGACCTGTCCAGCGCCATGACCAAGCTGCCGCAGCTCATGATCAACGTCAAGGGCGTTGATAAAGCCCGGGCTGCCACTGACGAGGGCGTTGCCGAGGCTGTTGCCGCGGCGGAGCTTGAACTGGGTGAGACCGGCCGTGTGCTCCTCAGGCCCTCAGGGACCGAGGCGTTGGTGCGTGTGATGGTGGAAGCCGCTGACATGGAAACGGCCGAGCGCGTCTGCAAGGGGCTCGCCGCCGTCGTCAAGGAACGTTTGGGCGCTCCCAGCGAAATGGCAGTCTAG
- the rplM gene encoding 50S ribosomal protein L13, with product MRTYTPKPGDINRQWHVIDATDVVLGRLASQTATLLRGKHKPTFASHMDMGDFVIIINAEKVALTGAKLEQKRAYRHSGYPGGLTSVNYAELLESNPVRAVEKAIKGMLPKNSLAAQQLGKLKVYRGAEHPHAAQQPKTFEITQVAQ from the coding sequence GTGCGTACGTACACCCCGAAGCCCGGCGATATCAACCGCCAGTGGCACGTCATTGACGCCACCGACGTTGTCCTTGGTCGTCTTGCCAGCCAGACCGCAACACTGCTGCGCGGAAAGCACAAGCCGACCTTTGCGTCCCACATGGACATGGGCGACTTCGTCATCATCATCAACGCTGAAAAGGTTGCCCTCACCGGCGCCAAGCTGGAGCAGAAGCGCGCATACCGCCACTCCGGTTACCCGGGCGGCCTGACCTCCGTCAACTACGCCGAGCTGTTGGAATCCAACCCGGTTCGCGCTGTTGAGAAGGCCATCAAGGGCATGCTCCCCAAGAACTCCCTCGCTGCACAGCAGTTGGGCAAGCTCAAGGTCTACCGTGGCGCTGAGCACCCCCACGCTGCACAGCAGCCGAAGACTTTCGAAATCACCCAGGTCGCCCAGTAG
- the coaA gene encoding type I pantothenate kinase, giving the protein MSVTLQRTEANGDGASPFVELDRQTWSRLAAQMEQPLNEEDVFRLRGLGDPLDMKEVREVYLPLSRLLHLYVEASHQLHAATTTFLGEQTQRTPFVIGVAGSVAVGKSTIARVLREMLRRWPGTPNVELITTDGFLYPLAELKRRHLLERKGFPESYDRRGLLRFVSEVKGGAEEVRAPWYSHVTYDIVPGKEVVVRRPDVLIVEGLNVLAPARPRMDGKQGLAVSDFFDFSIYVDAKTSYIEEWYVDRFRKLRTTAFAQPESYFHRYATLSDEDAESTARGIWKRINEPNLEENVLPTRGRAQLVLTKDADHSIRRMLLRKV; this is encoded by the coding sequence ATGAGCGTGACTTTGCAACGCACCGAAGCTAATGGCGACGGCGCTTCCCCGTTTGTAGAGCTGGACCGTCAAACGTGGTCCAGGCTTGCAGCGCAGATGGAGCAGCCCCTCAACGAAGAGGACGTCTTCCGTCTCCGCGGCCTCGGCGACCCCCTGGACATGAAAGAAGTCAGGGAGGTTTACCTCCCTCTCTCCCGCCTCCTTCACCTGTACGTGGAGGCCTCACACCAACTCCACGCAGCCACCACTACGTTCCTGGGTGAGCAAACCCAACGCACGCCGTTCGTGATCGGGGTGGCCGGGTCCGTTGCCGTTGGCAAGTCCACCATTGCCCGTGTGCTCCGGGAAATGCTCCGGCGCTGGCCCGGAACGCCCAACGTGGAACTCATCACCACAGATGGCTTCCTTTATCCTTTGGCTGAGCTGAAGCGCCGGCACTTGCTGGAGCGGAAAGGTTTCCCGGAGTCCTACGACCGCCGTGGACTTCTTCGTTTCGTTTCTGAAGTCAAAGGCGGCGCCGAGGAAGTCCGCGCGCCTTGGTACTCCCACGTCACCTATGACATAGTGCCGGGAAAGGAAGTCGTAGTGCGGCGCCCCGACGTCCTGATTGTCGAGGGACTGAACGTCCTGGCCCCGGCCCGCCCGCGGATGGACGGCAAGCAGGGACTGGCCGTCAGCGACTTCTTCGACTTCTCCATCTACGTGGATGCCAAGACCTCCTACATTGAAGAGTGGTACGTGGACCGCTTCCGGAAATTGCGGACCACGGCATTCGCCCAGCCCGAGTCCTACTTCCACCGCTACGCCACACTGTCGGACGAGGACGCCGAGTCAACGGCACGGGGCATATGGAAACGCATCAACGAGCCGAACCTCGAGGAAAATGTGCTGCCCACCCGCGGACGTGCACAACTGGTACTCACCAAGGACGCAGACCACTCGATCCGCCGCATGCTGCTCAGAAAGGTCTAG